A single window of Anopheles moucheti chromosome 2, idAnoMoucSN_F20_07, whole genome shotgun sequence DNA harbors:
- the LOC128298168 gene encoding antigen 5 like allergen Cul n 1-like, with translation MKPSCTESETTTPRWRVMALAMAVALATAPSPVCSADGSDYCDQSLCKPNHAHIACNATAQFGELCPAETVQLVPMEQPLKELILKLHNGLRSELASGKMEGFAEAERMAVLVWDDELAGLAEYNARTCQYLHDECRSTKRYRNAGQNIGRKSRTGNVTIDLERAITDLTNKWWQEYVESNQTVMDDYRAVGEGVDVGHFAQMASDRTTKVGCGATRYYNDARKRSYVYYVCNYSHSNEHGAPVYRKGTQCAKCADGAESSAKCSTTYPGLCEGMGDAIDKELYPDAAAP, from the exons ATGAAACCGAGCTGTACGGAAAGCGAAACCACCACGCCGCGGTGGCGTGTCATGGCATTGGCCATGGCCGTAGCGCTCGCAACGGCACCGTCGCCTGTTTGCAGTGCGGACGGTAGTGATTACTGCGATCAGTCACTGTGCAAACCAAACCATGCCCATATCGCGTGTAACGCTACGGCCCAATTCGGTGAGCTTTGTCCCGCCGAAACGGTGCAGCTCGTGCCCATGGAGCAACCGCTGAAAGAGCTGATCCTGAAACTGCACAATGGGCTGCGCAGTGAGCTGGCAAGCGGAAAAATGGAGGGTTTTGCTGAAGCGGAAAGGATGGCTGTGCTG GTGTGGGACGACGAGCTGGCCGGTCTGGCCGAGTATAACGCACGTACGTGCCAGTACCTGCACGACGAATGTCGCAGCACCAAGCGGTACCGGAACGCGGGCCAGAACATTGGCCGGAAGTCGCGAACGGGCAATGTCACCATCGACCTGGAACGAGCCATCACCGATCTCACCAACAAGTGGTGGCAGGAGTACGTCGAAAGCAATCAGACCGTCATGGATGACTATCGTGCCGTTGGCGAAGG CGTGGATGTGGGACATTTCGCGCAGATGGCCAGTGACCGCACTACGAAGGTCGGCTGCGGTGCTACGCGCTATTACAACGATGCAAGGAAGCGCTCGTACGTGTACTACGTCTGCAACTACTCGCACAGCAACGAGCACGGTGCACCCGTCTACCGGAAGGGAACGCAGTGTGCCAAGTGTGCCGATGGGGCCGAATCGTCCGCCAAGTGCAGCACAACCTATCCGGGACTATGCGAGGGCATGGGTGACGCGATCGATAAGGAGCTGTATCCCGATGCCGCCGCACCGTAA